Proteins encoded together in one Benincasa hispida cultivar B227 chromosome 1, ASM972705v1, whole genome shotgun sequence window:
- the LOC120068031 gene encoding 60S ribosomal protein L7a-2-like gives MAPKKAVGKALAKKKPEKVVNPLFEKRPKQFGIGGAIPPKRDLTRFVKWPKVVQIQRKKRILKQRLKVPPALNQFTKTLDKNLATNLFKMLLKYRPEDKSQKRERLLKRAQEEAEGKAHEAKKPIVVKYGLNHVTYLIEQNKAQLVVIAHDVDPIELVVWLPALCRKMEIPYCIVKGKARLGAIVHKKTASVLCLTTVKNEDKMEFSRILEAIKANFNDKYDEYRKKWGGGIMGSKSQAKTKAKEKLLAKEAAQRMS, from the exons ATG GCACCAAAGAAGGCTGTTGGAAAAGCCTTGGCAAAGAAGAAGCCG GAGAAGGTCGTGAACCCACTATTTGAGAAGCGTCCTAAGCAGTTTGGAATTGGTGGTGCAATTCCACCAAAGAGGGATTTGACACGGTTTGTTAAATGGCCAAAAGTTGTTCAAATTCAGAGGAAGAAGCGGATTCTTAAACAGAGGTTGAAGGTTCCACCAGCTTTGAATCAGTTCACTAAGACCCTTGACAAAAATCTTG CGACAAACCTGTTCAAGATGCTTTTGAAGTATAGGCCAGAGGACAAATCACAGAAAAGGGAGCGTCTTCTAAAAAGAGCTCAGGAAGAGGCTGAAGGCAAGGCACACGAGGCTAAAAAGCCCATTGTTGTTAAATATGGTCTCAACCATGTCACCTACCTTATTGAGCAg AACAAGGCCCAGCTGGTTGTTATTGCCCATGATGTGGACCCGATTGAGTTGGTTGTTTGGCTCCCAGCTCTTTGCAGGAAGATGGAAATCCCATATTGCATTGTGAAGGGAAAAGCACGATTGGGAGCG ATTGTCCACAAAAAGACTGCATCTGTTTTGTGCTTGACGACTGTAAAGAATGAAGATAAGATGGAGTTCAGCAGGATTCTTGAAGCCATTAAG GCCAATTTCAACGACAAGTATGATGAGTACAGGAAGAAGTGGGGAGGTGGAATCATGGGGTCGAAGTCCCAGGCTAAAACTAAAGCAAAGGAGAAGCTGCTAGCCAAAGAAGCTGCTCAAAGAATGTCTTAG